The region GAGCGACTTCGTCATATCCTGGAGATGATCCGCTTCAGCCACACCGTTTTCGCGATGCCGTTTGCAGCGCTCGCGACGATCATGGCGTGGTGCTTACCGGCCCCCGAAGGTGAAACGGTTTCCGTCACCTGGCCCATGCTGTTGGGCGTGGTACTGTGCATGGTATTCGCTCGCAGCGCGGCGATGGCGTTCAACCGGTTGGTCGACCGAAAGATCGATGCCGAAAACCCTCGGACCGCCACGCGACATATTCCAGCCGGCATTCTTTCAGTGCAAAGCGTGGTGCTGTTCACTGTCGTTTGCAGTGTAGGCTTCGTCGCTTCTACACTGCTGTTCCTGCCGAATTGGCTACCGCTTGCTTTGTCCGTTCCCGTGCTCGCATTCTTATGCGGATACAGTTACACCAAGCGGTTCACCTCGCTGGCCCATTATTGGCTGGGCCTATCGTTGATGCTGGCCCCCATTTGTGCGTGGGTTGCCATCCGCGGTCAGATTGTCCTTGCCTATCCCACCGATATCCTTCCGGCCGTCGCTTTAGGGCTGGGGGTACTGTTTTGGGTGGCTGGCTTCGACATCATTTATGCCTGCCAAGACGCCGAGTTCGATCGCGACGCCAAGCTCCGCAGTGTTCCAGCCAACTTTGGCGTCCCTGGCGCCCTTCGGATTGCCGCCGTCAGCCATTTGTTGGCCGTGCTTGCTTTCGCCGCGTTGCCGTTTGCGGCCCCCTCGTTGGGCCTGATTTATTGGCTGGGGCTTGCCGCCGTGGCTGCGCTTTTGCTGTACGAACACGCATTGGTTCGCCCCTCCGACTTGTCGAAGGTGAACTTGGCGTTTTTCCATGTGAATACTGTAATTGGCGTTGGTGTGCTGATTTTCACCAGCGTAGACCTCCTTTGGAATTGACCCGCCTTGCAGTCTGGCGTGCAAATCGCGACCATAAAGGTTAAGAATTGCCCCATCAGTGCGGTTCACCCCTCAGGCAAACCGT is a window of Bremerella sp. TYQ1 DNA encoding:
- a CDS encoding UbiA-like polyprenyltransferase, with amino-acid sequence MPERLRHILEMIRFSHTVFAMPFAALATIMAWCLPAPEGETVSVTWPMLLGVVLCMVFARSAAMAFNRLVDRKIDAENPRTATRHIPAGILSVQSVVLFTVVCSVGFVASTLLFLPNWLPLALSVPVLAFLCGYSYTKRFTSLAHYWLGLSLMLAPICAWVAIRGQIVLAYPTDILPAVALGLGVLFWVAGFDIIYACQDAEFDRDAKLRSVPANFGVPGALRIAAVSHLLAVLAFAALPFAAPSLGLIYWLGLAAVAALLLYEHALVRPSDLSKVNLAFFHVNTVIGVGVLIFTSVDLLWN